TTGAGATCAATCTCAAGTATCTTTAATTCGCTGACTCGCCTAAGGTACACGGAGTGAACCTCACGCTACATGTTTATTACTTGGCACGAGTCTTATCTTAATGACcgtgattaatttattttaattgcaacaCAAAGTCAATCCCGATATATACACAGAGTGAGAGGGAAGACGCtgttaaacttaatttattttaattgcaacaCAAAGTCAATCCCGATATATACACAGAGTGAGAGGGAAGACGCTGTTAAACTTAATTGCCAGGACAAATTTATTAGGATATTTCTAGGACATTTCTTTGAATAATGCCAAAGTCGATGCTAGAGTAAGAGTAAGTATTATCCTCgattaataatagataatatatttatcagtAACTTTTATTACCaaagattaatttgtaatacatataatagtacagatttaaaaatatataaattttgtttgtagGAAGGACagacatatatgtattttgtcGTTTTTGGGGGATGAATGGTGCGCTACCATACTTTTTGGATTTTAGTAAAATCTCAAGTTTTAAAATGGCCacccaaaaataaaaatcctaCAAAAGAGAGTAAGAGAGGACCTAAACCTCAAGAAAACTGATCAAGAATTATGTATACCAAATTATTAGGTCCGTTTggtatgtaatttataaatataataatatatatattttttttttctaacatgacttgtagagataaataatatatttcatatttaacattatacagATACTTTTGAAGATGCAAGAGAAATAGAAAACAGCACATTAGATATTTCAACTAATGACGCAGAAATGCCCACAGAAGCAACACAAATGCATACTGATGGTGGAAAGGTTCCACAAAAAAGGGAAATTCAAAAATCATCTCGTTTTTGTCGGTCTTCCTTGTCCTCTTCTCCTTCTGAGACAAAAGGGGAAAATCTATTAAAGGTACAAAACATtgacaaagaaaaaaaccaATGTTCGATAAACCAAACAGTTAAAAATGAGACAACAAGAagtacatgtaagttacaataatttttcttttttaaatttttatatatttagataacaataattaaagtatatttttatagatattcaTAAATctccatcaaattataaattataagataaaagattaatacagCATAtgccaaaaaataaaaataaacagtcATCCAAAgaatataatgatttattccttgtaaaatattaaaaataaaaaataaaaaattttttattttttcaattaatataggttaatatttgtttattactaGATTGTACTGAGGAAGAACTTAGTGAAGTGAATAGCGATCCTTTATtgtatggaaatttttttccacaggattttattcaaaaaaataatttcgaaaaaGCTGAAGATACAATGATAGATAAAggtataaagtttttaaaataaaattttatataatttacataattttatatcagttatattaaaaaattatggaaataaaactattttcaatataatttatatataaattaaatataacttactaataaatttattaaaaattaaatgtggttgtattaaaaaattatagaaataaaactattttaaatataattcgtatataaatataactcaCTAATAAATTCACTATAAACTAAATGTATCAGTTATTCAgattaaaacttataaatgtaataaatatttgttttattaataatttgaaacataattaaaatctataaaatgtgttataaaataataatcatttctgttttattttatttaataatgtattattacagATTCTTTATGCATCACGGAAACTAAATCAAAAGCGTCATCAAAACCAACTATTACGAGTACTGTTGTAACAAGTAAgttcttaatatatatattctatcctttaatacttttaaagttataaagtgtgttgtaagccgattacaactatatctattaaaattgcgacacgcatctttcgaaagacgttgcaagaagcacctctttcgaaagacgcacaagaatccgccgcgctcacggaagccccaattaacttccgtgagattacaacagcgcactcggaagcagttcgtatcgccctagaaataggccctacgctgcaaaatcaaaccgcaaggctaccgcgttccgatgtcgaaacgcttagcctcgcggaagctatcgacgcccggtcactggcccccgaaattgtgccacatatcataatatataaacgcgaccacgccgtgaccgagcggagagaaacataacaacgtccgagcctcgtcgcgtactatacaccttatcgcgagtgatacctaacaccatcacagctgattgtaagcgcaagaaacagaaataaagacaacgaacaagcacgtaagaagcgtcttcttttttcttatacaccgagccgaaccatcaccctttgggtcccaacccttcaggcagaacgatcccaactaccgacgggaaagaattcccaaaacgagcaaacgctcacaacaagtgtttagatatatataaattttggaaattttttaaatttccccaaaaaagtttttataaaacatcctattttttagtttatattttataactttattatacatattcatTACTAGTTTACTTgtactcttttctttttataataaacattaaacttattttaatcttattttttacaggTATACCGTTACCTGCTggaattttttctaataacgTTAATGATAACGATCAATTGtcgaataatgaaaataatatacaaaggTTTTAAATCTGAATAGAGAGATATTCAACAAGAAGCAGATAGATCACGAATACAAACGCCATTAGAAAAAACAAACTAGAAGCAAGAAATAGATTATAGTCATCATGATCATGAGTGTTGTAGtaagtttcaatatttattatttctaggATTTAGAAGTTTTAATAACCATATTAATATAACGGCTTATAATTCGAATTAATAACTACTATGTACTAATTGATCCAACATCTTTTCTTTTGATcataatgattatttaaatacaaacatattttgttattcttaatattagaATCAATCTCTCTTTTGATAGATataagaaattgtaaataagtatCAAGTAATAGGGTTCATATTTGAACGATtattacaatgaaaaaaattttttagatccGGTAGTATATGAttgttattattctttataagaaattattagtttacaaaaattagatagtaatattaatatgatttaagcacaaaatttatttctgttttctctatcataaagagaaaaaaagaacgttattttaattaaaattatgcaatgattaaataaaatgtttcagaaaataaaaaaaaatagtaccaTTAATTATCTTGtaggaaatataattaactatttaaaattgattgtactataaaataaattttatttatgtaacaaaaatgtattaataaaaaagtaattatataattaaagcaTGAtacttgtttattaaaatattattgtaaaggaaattttttactaatataatttatatataatcatgcCATTTGTTAGTAGTATTGGtagatttattttctattaagttgttaatttattattatatatatatttttttttctttgaacaGGCATTTgttgaaacattaaaaaaattttacacagtCCTAGCAATACAACAAATACTTTTAAACTCAATTTTTGTCAGATGCAAGAGGAAAATATAGATTTCAATTTGCCAATCTGGAATATTAACCGGTTACaggaatttaataaaaaactcaGTGAGTGTTCTACTCGATTGCAATATGTAAGTATTGTTTATTAGTAAACTTTGTACcacatatttcattaattttctttttatatttttttttatttctttatttgttgattttttaatacttaaaaacaTTAACAGTTCTGAAAAGATGTTAaatgtattgttattttatacaagcaaaaaactaattaaaatatggacataaactaaaataatgttattttgtaaaaacaaatacaaagtattaaaatttaataaaaagttatttaaaaataatagaaacaagaattaataagttgtaaaataataaactgagAGAAAATGCTCTCTACTAATtttcaatgatttttattcataaacgTGTAAATTTATAGTcagaaatattctttaaaatcattaatactattacaacttaataattgattgttacaatcaaattaaaacatttacattctATTAAAACAAACGTCTTATTTGcgtatattaacaaaatataataagtttcgtttgtcatattaaatttatttacatatttctttagaATTAGTGTTTTTtgtaagcaaaataatttaaatttaaaaacgccCACAATTCATTAACACACCAATAAAATTcttgctaaattttttt
This DNA window, taken from Monomorium pharaonis isolate MP-MQ-018 chromosome 6, ASM1337386v2, whole genome shotgun sequence, encodes the following:
- the LOC118646052 gene encoding tubulin-specific chaperone C-like, with the protein product MYTKLLGPFDTFEDAREIENSTLDISTNDAEMPTEATQMHTDGGKVPQKREIQKSSRFCRSSLSSSPSETKGENLLKVQNIDKEKNQCSINQTVKNETTRSTYCTEEELSEVNSDPLLYGNFFPQDFIQKNNFEKAEDTMIDKDSLCITETKSKASSKPTITSTVVTSIPLPAGIFSNNVNDNDQLSNNENNIQRF